In Leishmania braziliensis MHOM/BR/75/M2904 complete genome, chromosome 18, the following proteins share a genomic window:
- a CDS encoding putative phosphatidic acid phosphatase encodes MGSLRLNEVLRFIFFFRLHDYLLCILCGLIAFGVGRVRPYCREFSWTDLSINFPFSKSPAFPTWTLFIISAAPLVVYVLGEAMRHCWLARRHGGILAHEPYAEHTLILMGSQRHGGDGAEMSMKADGNGSDFEAPPLALSSDSSKPQNSTSGREPTQEVQVCSETAAVAPACHLSASPPPEKLCGSRGDDGRSSGSVAVSLAHAANSATQPQAVHLYTLAHPWQRFLLYTHMWVLLQAFSVALSVMIVDALKVYAGRLRPDFLSRLRNEGFNASSVGVDWCTVANEGRLSFPSGHSSAGFSAFVPLCFYVLHSLHAFRRSGVSLWRILIGLTPLILPITVAVSRTRDNRHNFDDILAGSLIGIFTALVAVRATMVVNYGTGQLTPRFAYYA; translated from the coding sequence ATGGGGTCGCTCCGCCTCAACGAGGTGTTGCGTTTTATCTTCTTCTTTCGGCTGCATGACTATCTCCTGTGTATCCTCTGCGGCCTAATCGCCTTTGGCGTGGGCAGGGTGCGCCCGTACTGCCGGGAATTTTCGTGGACAGATCTGAGCATCAACTTTCCCTTCAGCAAGAGCCCCGCGTTCCCGACATGGACGTTGTTCAtcatctccgccgcgccgcttgTCGTCTACGTCCTCGGTGAGGCGATGCGCCATTGCTGGCTTGCACGCCGGCACGGCGGAATTCTGGCCCACGAGCCGTACGCGGAGCACACACTGATTTTGATGGGGAGCCAACGCcatggtggtgatggggcAGAGATGAGCATGAAAGCGGATGGCAATGGCTCCGACTTCGAGGCACCGCCCCTGGCGCTCTCTTCCGACTCATCGAAGCCTCAGAACTCGACCAGCGGGCGCGAACCAACCCAGGAGGTGCAGGTTTGCTCTGAGACGGCGGCCGTTGCACCTGCCTGCCATCTatcagcgtcgccgccgcccgaGAAACTCtgcggcagccgtggcgacgacggcagaTCATCGGGATCTGTTGCTGTATCGCTTGCTCACGCAGCCAACAGCGCGACCCAACCGCAGGCAGTGCACCTATACACTCTTGCACATCCGTGGCAGCGCTTTCTCCTCTACACACATAtgtgggtgctgctgcaggccttCTCCGTCGCCTTGTCCGTGATGATAGTGGACGCGCTGAAGGTCTACGCCGGTCGACTGCGGCCCGACTTTCTTTCCCGCCTCCGCAACGAGGGCTTCAACGCCAGCAGCGTGGGCGTGGACTGGTGCACTGTGGCCAACGAGGGCCGCCTATCGTTTCCATccggccacagcagcgcgggcttctctgccttcgTTCCGCTTTGCTTTTACGTGCTGCACTCGCTGCATGCGTttcgccgcagcggtgtgtCGTTGTGGCGCATCCTGATCGGTCTTACTCCACTCATCCTCCCCATCACCGTGGCGGTATCGCGGACGCGTGATAACCGCCATAACTTCGACGACATCCTCGCAGGCAGCCTGATCGGCATCTTCACCGCTTTGGTTGCTGTGAGGGCGACAATGGTGGTGAATTATGGCACGGGCCAGTTGACGCCCCGGTTTGCCTACTATGCCTAG
- a CDS encoding amastin-like surface protein, producing the protein MAKFSSEKSEKTSVTDPETTEKHSTDSDLQVSLVKGRIGLIVYVVVQFFAFFFVLFGTPIDMFRLTGTSSSPSEVVVTTLWGLKKGVFTTDYGLNASRQWRFCPNRLNRFRLAQAFALISIFVYGLAFVLGVIQLFCCSYLRWVCLALNIVGAATVCVVWAAMVVTYNTNDSFDCPEQKRYHTYGSGFTLFVLAWILDILNIISLLLPF; encoded by the coding sequence ATGGCGAAGTTCTCTTCCGAGAAGTCTGAAAAGACTAGCGTCACGGACCCCGAGACCACCGAGAAGCATAGCACGGATTCCGACTTACAAGTGTCGCTGGTTAAGGGCCGTATTGGTCTCATTGTCTACGTGGTCGTACAgttctttgccttcttcttTGTGCTGTTTGGTACGCCGATCGACATGTTTCGTCTAACCGGTACGTCGAGTTCCCCAAGTGAAGTCGTTGTGACGACACTCTGGGGGTTAAAGAAGGGTGTCTTTACGACAGATTACGGTCTAAATGCTTCTCGGCAGTGGAGGTTTTGCCCAAACCGCCTCAATCGTTTCCGCCTTGCTCAGGCGTTCGCTCTGATCTCCATCTTCGTGTACGGTTTGGCGTTCGTGCTGGGCGTCATTCAGCTGTTCTGCTGTTCTTACCTCCGCTGGGTCTGCCTGGCGCTCAACATTGtgggcgctgccaccgtgtGCGTTGTCTGGGCGGCCATGGTGGTGACGTACAACACGAACGACAGCTTCGACTGTCCGGAACAGAAACGCTACCACACTTATGGTTCTGGTTTTACGCTCTTCGTGTTGGCGTGGATTCTGGATATCCTCAACATCATCTCCTTGCTGCTCCCGTTCTAG